The Bacillus spongiae genome has a window encoding:
- a CDS encoding cold-shock protein, with amino-acid sequence MENGKVKWFNAEKGFGFIEVEGGEDVFVHFSAIQGEGFKTLEEGQEVSFDVEQGARGPQAANVTKK; translated from the coding sequence ATGGAAAACGGTAAAGTAAAATGGTTTAATGCAGAAAAAGGATTCGGCTTCATCGAAGTTGAAGGTGGAGAAGACGTATTCGTACATTTCTCAGCTATCCAAGGCGAAGGTTTCAAGACTCTTGAAGAAGGTCAAGAAGTATCTTTCGACGTTGAGCAAGGAGCTCGTGGACCACAAGCTGCTAACGTAACTAAGAAGTAA
- a CDS encoding sugar transferase: MRKRLLDVFVALLGLLLFSPFFIPIAIVLKREMGSPIFFLQERPGKDGKAFILYKFRTMLSKKGDSGLELSDEERLTPVGRFLRKYSIDEVPQLINVLKGEMSLVGPRPLLMEYLPLYTKEQRLRHEVKPGITGWAQVNGRNAITWEQKFELDTWYVKKQSFLLDIKILAMTLQKVIKREGINQAGHATTEKFKGSKEVV; encoded by the coding sequence TTGAGGAAGCGCTTATTAGACGTATTCGTTGCATTACTAGGTTTACTTCTTTTCTCTCCATTTTTTATTCCTATTGCAATCGTACTAAAGAGAGAGATGGGCTCACCAATATTTTTTTTACAAGAACGACCAGGAAAAGACGGGAAAGCTTTTATACTCTATAAGTTTAGAACGATGCTTTCTAAAAAAGGAGATAGCGGTCTAGAGCTGTCTGATGAAGAGCGTTTAACGCCAGTGGGACGGTTTTTAAGGAAGTACAGTATCGATGAAGTTCCTCAACTAATAAATGTTCTAAAAGGAGAAATGAGCTTAGTCGGACCGAGGCCCTTATTAATGGAATATCTTCCTTTATATACGAAGGAGCAAAGGTTAAGACATGAGGTTAAGCCTGGAATCACAGGATGGGCACAAGTAAACGGAAGAAACGCTATTACGTGGGAGCAAAAATTCGAGTTAGACACATGGTATGTTAAAAAACAAAGTTTTCTTCTCGATATAAAAATTCTCGCCATGACCCTTCAAAAGGTAATAAAAAGAGAAGGAATTAATCAAGCAGGGCATGCAACGACGGAAAAATTTAAAGGCTCGAAAGAAGTGGTCTAA
- a CDS encoding nucleoside-diphosphate sugar epimerase/dehydratase yields MTFRQRVSLFIVIDSSIVLTAIFLSKMLVSSTYQVLTLPIFITSLTLIASHHLYSLLFKLYRKAWQYASIGELLVILKIVTYSILSVVVIQQILFQTIHVRLYAVTWMLHLLLIGGSRFVWRMYRDTFMSNDDNRKKTLIIGAGSAGTMVARQLLNNEGDLHPVAFIDDSVKKQKLDILGIPVVGGVESIENVVTNLNIEHIIIAIPSLSKKELTVIFQECAKTTVKTQTLPMLEHLVTGKVSVNQFRDVQVEDLLGRDPVEIDITRISEYITDKTVLVSGAGGSIGSEISRQIAKFHPKKLILLGHGENSIYSIEMELKEAFGDQEIELIPVIADLQDEKRMLIVMNEFTPDVVYHAAAHKHVPLMERNPEEAVKNNLIGTTNIAKASSWSGVKTFVMISSDKAVNPTSVMGATKRLSEMVIQSMDQSSQTKFVAVRFGNVLGSRGSVIPLFKKQIEKGGPVTVTHPDMVRFFMTIPEASRLVIQAGALAKGGEIFVLDMGDPVKIVDLAKNVIKLSGNSIEEIGIEYTGVRPGEKLYEELLVDEEKHEEQIYQNIYIGKTANLYLDEINEIINTFLELERDTLRKKLVELANAKDVRVVKPSMSISS; encoded by the coding sequence ATGACCTTCCGGCAAAGAGTATCCCTATTTATAGTAATTGATTCGAGCATTGTCTTAACGGCTATATTTCTTAGTAAAATGTTAGTGAGTTCTACATACCAAGTACTTACGCTTCCCATTTTCATTACGTCCCTTACGTTAATTGCCAGTCACCATCTATATTCACTATTATTTAAACTTTATAGAAAGGCTTGGCAATATGCTAGTATCGGGGAATTGTTAGTCATCTTAAAAATTGTTACTTATTCTATCTTATCGGTAGTTGTCATCCAACAAATCTTATTTCAAACCATTCATGTAAGACTTTATGCTGTAACATGGATGCTTCATTTATTGTTAATAGGGGGATCAAGATTTGTTTGGAGAATGTATAGGGACACGTTTATGTCAAATGACGACAATCGAAAAAAAACCTTAATAATTGGTGCTGGTTCAGCAGGAACTATGGTGGCAAGGCAGCTTTTAAATAATGAAGGAGACTTACATCCAGTTGCTTTCATTGATGACAGTGTTAAAAAACAAAAATTAGATATACTAGGGATACCTGTTGTTGGTGGGGTCGAATCAATAGAAAATGTTGTCACAAATTTAAATATTGAGCACATTATTATTGCCATTCCATCCTTAAGTAAGAAAGAATTAACAGTAATTTTTCAAGAATGTGCGAAAACGACCGTTAAAACGCAAACACTTCCGATGCTAGAACATCTTGTGACAGGGAAAGTTTCTGTTAATCAGTTCCGAGATGTACAAGTAGAGGATTTGTTAGGGAGGGATCCTGTCGAAATCGATATTACGAGAATTTCAGAATATATAACGGATAAAACGGTTCTTGTTTCTGGTGCAGGCGGGTCAATTGGTTCAGAAATCTCTCGACAAATTGCTAAATTTCACCCTAAGAAATTAATTTTACTTGGGCACGGAGAAAATAGCATATACTCTATTGAAATGGAATTAAAGGAAGCATTCGGTGATCAAGAGATTGAACTGATTCCAGTCATTGCAGACCTTCAGGATGAAAAGCGTATGCTTATAGTCATGAACGAATTTACACCGGATGTTGTATATCATGCAGCTGCTCATAAACATGTCCCGTTAATGGAACGAAACCCAGAAGAAGCGGTAAAGAATAATCTTATAGGTACAACAAATATTGCAAAAGCTTCAAGTTGGAGTGGGGTTAAAACATTCGTCATGATTTCGTCAGACAAAGCAGTGAACCCTACAAGTGTTATGGGGGCAACAAAAAGATTATCAGAAATGGTCATTCAAAGTATGGATCAGAGCAGCCAAACAAAGTTCGTTGCGGTACGGTTTGGAAATGTACTTGGAAGCAGAGGGAGTGTAATTCCTTTGTTCAAAAAGCAAATTGAGAAAGGTGGCCCTGTTACTGTTACTCATCCTGATATGGTTCGTTTCTTTATGACCATTCCAGAAGCGTCAAGACTTGTTATTCAAGCTGGAGCTCTTGCTAAAGGAGGAGAAATCTTTGTTTTAGACATGGGTGATCCGGTAAAGATTGTTGACCTAGCTAAAAATGTAATTAAGTTATCGGGTAATTCAATAGAAGAAATAGGGATAGAGTACACTGGTGTAAGACCAGGAGAAAAATTATATGAAGAACTTCTAGTAGATGAAGAAAAGCATGAGGAACAAATTTATCAAAATATCTATATAGGTAAAACAGCCAATCTCTATTTAGATGAAATTAATGAAATTATCAATACATTTTTAGAATTAGAGCGAGATACATTACGCAAGAAACTAGTGGAATTAGCAAATGCGAAGGACGTAAGAGTCGTTAAACCATCCATGTCTATTTCAAGTTAA
- a CDS encoding EpsG family protein: MTILWFNLFFVYIFSMFARVAATTQTTINATVSNRPNKLFFLFALLPLIIVSGLRSGIGDTYFYKHAYMINDFTVDFVLEQKDIGFAVLQMLLKNYVSEDPQIMVFTAALLTNTLIFLVFYKYSNKIELSAYVYITGGLFLVSMNGIRQLLAAAITFTATKYLIEGNFFKYSLIIIIASLFHLSALILLPIYFLVRTKAWSKSTIILIFSALIIVIGFDQFSSLLFSAIQDTQYGHYKSFAEGGANVIRVAVEMVPLGIAFLGRERLKEIMPHSNIIVNMALLGFVFMLISTQNWIFARFSFYFSLYQLILISWIILLFKKNNQPLVYFGLITCYFLYYYYENVISLAILYYSDYLVW, from the coding sequence ATGACAATATTATGGTTTAATCTTTTTTTTGTGTATATTTTTTCTATGTTTGCCAGAGTAGCAGCAACAACTCAAACAACTATAAATGCTACTGTTTCAAATAGACCGAATAAGCTCTTCTTTTTATTTGCCTTATTGCCTCTTATTATTGTCTCAGGTCTAAGGAGTGGTATTGGAGATACTTACTTTTATAAACATGCATATATGATTAATGATTTCACAGTAGATTTTGTTTTAGAGCAAAAAGATATTGGTTTTGCTGTCTTACAAATGCTCTTAAAAAATTATGTATCTGAGGATCCGCAAATCATGGTATTCACTGCGGCACTCTTGACCAATACACTTATTTTTCTCGTCTTTTATAAGTATTCAAATAAGATTGAGTTAAGTGCCTATGTTTATATTACAGGGGGACTATTTCTTGTTTCAATGAATGGAATCCGTCAATTACTTGCAGCTGCCATTACATTTACTGCAACGAAATATTTAATTGAAGGAAATTTTTTTAAGTACAGCCTCATTATTATAATTGCCTCTTTGTTTCATTTAAGTGCATTAATATTGCTGCCAATCTATTTTTTAGTAAGAACAAAAGCTTGGTCTAAGTCTACAATAATACTCATTTTCTCTGCACTTATTATCGTAATTGGATTTGATCAATTTTCTTCTCTCTTATTTTCAGCCATCCAAGATACTCAGTACGGGCATTATAAAAGCTTTGCTGAAGGAGGGGCAAATGTTATTCGTGTAGCAGTTGAAATGGTCCCACTAGGGATTGCGTTTCTTGGAAGAGAAAGGTTGAAAGAAATAATGCCCCATAGTAATATTATAGTTAATATGGCACTTCTTGGTTTTGTATTCATGCTCATTTCAACGCAAAACTGGATTTTTGCCAGGTTTTCATTCTATTTTAGTTTATATCAATTAATTCTTATTTCTTGGATTATTCTACTATTTAAGAAAAATAACCAGCCGCTTGTTTATTTCGGACTGATCACTTGCTATTTTCTCTATTATTATTATGAAAATGTGATTAGTTTAGCTATTTTATATTATAGTGATTATTTAGTTTGGTAG
- a CDS encoding DUF4064 domain-containing protein — translation MKRTAEIILSVIGVIISALLSLFVGGFTALFSNDKVRREMEAELAANPDFAASDIVVVMDFIDLATNVGWFAVAGGVIGIVLGAVAIFSLKGNKNPKLAGILLIIAAVLVGVMAFFFFGWIPALFFLIAGIVSLVRKSRKTEEVI, via the coding sequence TTGAAACGTACAGCTGAAATTATTTTAAGTGTTATTGGTGTTATAATTAGTGCGTTGCTATCATTATTTGTTGGAGGCTTTACTGCTTTGTTCAGTAATGATAAGGTGCGCAGAGAAATGGAAGCAGAATTAGCAGCAAACCCTGATTTTGCAGCATCCGACATAGTTGTAGTTATGGATTTTATTGATTTAGCAACTAATGTAGGTTGGTTTGCTGTCGCAGGAGGGGTCATTGGAATAGTATTAGGTGCAGTAGCGATTTTCAGCTTGAAGGGAAATAAAAATCCAAAGCTAGCCGGAATTCTCTTGATTATTGCGGCAGTATTAGTTGGAGTGATGGCGTTCTTCTTCTTTGGTTGGATACCAGCTCTATTTTTCTTAATTGCAGGAATTGTGAGTTTAGTCCGTAAGTCTAGAAAGACTGAAGAAGTCATATAA
- a CDS encoding glycosyltransferase family 1 protein encodes MGSPLRILHVVVNMNRGGAETLIMNLYRNIDRTKVQFDFLTCKEGVFDQEIIKMGGKVYRVPYVTDVGHFGYVKALDTFFKQHTSYRVIHSHMDKMSGLVLKSAKKNHIPVRIAHSHSTQSEGRIAPRLYKWIIGKQIHSNATNLFACSRAAGSWLFGSKGRDVSVIKNGIECNKFSFSSNIRTQIRTNLKIGESTFVLGHVGRFSQPKNHLFLLNIFKEFTLSQPDSILVLAGDGPLKKVINEKVRELGLENKVMLLGVRDDIPSLLQAFDLFVFPSLYEGLPLTLIEAQGAGLPCYISDTITSEVDMGMQLIHYISIEDEKAWVQKLIHASQNQIPRVSALAALIHNGYDIQKTAASTEKSYLSLGGEVI; translated from the coding sequence ATGGGGAGTCCATTAAGAATTCTTCATGTAGTAGTAAATATGAATCGCGGTGGTGCGGAAACGTTAATAATGAACCTGTATCGGAATATAGATAGAACAAAGGTTCAATTTGATTTCTTAACTTGTAAAGAGGGAGTGTTTGATCAAGAAATCATTAAAATGGGGGGAAAGGTATATCGGGTACCATATGTGACTGATGTAGGTCACTTCGGGTATGTGAAAGCTTTAGATACCTTTTTTAAACAGCACACTTCTTATCGAGTTATTCACTCTCACATGGATAAAATGAGTGGTTTAGTATTAAAATCAGCCAAAAAAAATCATATTCCTGTGAGAATTGCCCATAGTCATAGTACTCAAAGTGAAGGGCGGATAGCACCAAGGCTGTATAAATGGATAATAGGGAAACAAATTCATTCGAATGCTACGAATCTATTTGCTTGTTCTAGGGCGGCTGGCTCTTGGTTGTTTGGTAGTAAGGGTAGAGATGTGAGTGTTATAAAAAATGGAATTGAATGTAATAAATTTTCGTTTTCCTCAAATATAAGGACTCAAATAAGAACGAATTTGAAAATTGGCGAATCTACTTTTGTGTTAGGACATGTCGGCAGGTTTAGCCAACCGAAAAATCATTTGTTTTTACTTAATATATTTAAGGAATTCACTTTGTCTCAACCTGACTCTATATTAGTACTAGCAGGAGATGGACCTTTAAAGAAGGTGATTAACGAAAAAGTAAGAGAGTTAGGGTTAGAGAATAAAGTGATGCTTCTAGGTGTAAGAGATGATATTCCGTCTTTATTACAAGCATTTGATCTTTTTGTTTTTCCCTCGTTATACGAAGGTCTGCCTCTTACGTTAATTGAAGCACAAGGTGCAGGGTTACCTTGTTATATTTCTGACACAATTACAAGCGAAGTAGACATGGGGATGCAGCTCATTCATTACATATCAATTGAAGATGAAAAAGCATGGGTACAAAAACTGATTCATGCATCCCAAAATCAAATACCAAGAGTATCGGCACTAGCAGCGTTAATTCATAATGGATACGATATCCAAAAAACAGCTGCCTCCACTGAGAAATCATATCTTTCCTTAGGAGGAGAAGTAATATGA
- a CDS encoding CpsD/CapB family tyrosine-protein kinase, producing the protein MALKNRKKIEINTGNLITDHHPESLISEQFKAIRTNIQFSPKGEGCKTLLITSPDNSEEKLTTTAVNLAISIVQDKKKVLLIDANIKQPSLHSLFYLSNELGLTDVLLGKCDLEQAIHQTEIARLEVMTSGQIPFISTELFGLKSWKTIMETKLTPYDKIIINAPSILNNTDTKLLANQCDGVILILSPGKTKLEKAIDAKKILSFAHANVVGTILNHQ; encoded by the coding sequence TTGGCTCTAAAGAATCGTAAGAAAATAGAAATTAATACAGGTAATTTAATTACAGATCATCACCCAGAATCGCTCATATCTGAACAATTTAAAGCAATACGAACAAATATCCAATTTTCCCCTAAGGGGGAAGGATGTAAAACGCTGTTAATTACATCGCCAGATAATTCAGAAGAAAAATTGACAACAACTGCTGTCAATCTAGCAATATCCATTGTTCAGGATAAAAAAAAAGTATTATTAATTGATGCTAATATAAAGCAACCATCACTTCACTCATTATTTTATCTATCGAATGAATTAGGGCTTACTGATGTTTTGTTAGGAAAATGTGATTTAGAACAAGCAATCCATCAAACGGAAATAGCGCGTCTTGAAGTAATGACAAGTGGACAGATTCCCTTTATTTCAACAGAGCTATTTGGGTTAAAGTCTTGGAAAACAATTATGGAAACAAAGCTTACACCTTACGATAAAATTATTATTAATGCTCCTTCTATTTTAAATAATACGGACACAAAACTATTAGCTAATCAATGCGATGGCGTGATCCTTATTCTTTCTCCCGGTAAAACAAAGCTCGAGAAAGCAATAGATGCGAAAAAAATCCTAAGCTTTGCTCATGCAAATGTTGTAGGGACAATTTTAAATCATCAATAA
- a CDS encoding YveK family protein — MGKNGEREIDIKEILDMLKRRLWIIVVITMVFTSIGYFYSTLNNTTLYKASTRIIVKTDPENMKTIMVMIKSREVLEKVSEDLQLNRSAGTLSNQLNVNVIDGSQVVEIAAIDANPELAINIVNTTAQITKEKISSILNFENIQLLAQAEFTLPISSNPNRMIILGFIFGLIVSIGLVLLLNSLDSSIKTEMEVEEWLGYPVLGTVSKIPRSKLSRRKRKGFNMNYRGETIGSKES, encoded by the coding sequence ATGGGGAAAAATGGAGAGAGAGAAATAGATATAAAAGAAATACTGGATATGTTAAAAAGGCGTCTTTGGATTATAGTGGTCATTACAATGGTTTTCACTTCGATAGGTTATTTTTATAGTACATTAAATAATACCACTCTTTACAAAGCTTCGACCCGTATCATTGTTAAGACTGATCCGGAAAACATGAAGACCATAATGGTTATGATTAAATCGCGTGAAGTATTGGAAAAAGTAAGTGAGGATTTGCAATTAAATCGTTCTGCTGGGACATTATCTAATCAATTAAATGTAAATGTCATAGATGGTTCACAAGTTGTTGAAATCGCTGCAATAGATGCCAATCCAGAGTTAGCCATTAATATCGTCAACACAACTGCACAAATTACAAAAGAAAAAATTAGTAGTATCTTAAATTTTGAAAACATTCAACTATTGGCACAGGCTGAATTTACCCTTCCAATTAGTTCAAATCCAAATCGAATGATTATCTTAGGATTTATTTTCGGTTTAATTGTAAGTATTGGTTTGGTCTTATTATTAAATTCGCTCGACAGTTCAATAAAAACAGAGATGGAAGTAGAGGAATGGCTAGGGTATCCCGTTTTAGGAACAGTATCAAAAATTCCAAGGAGCAAATTATCTAGAAGAAAAAGAAAAGGATTTAATATGAACTATAGGGGGGAGACCATTGGCTCTAAAGAATCGTAA
- the galE gene encoding UDP-glucose 4-epimerase GalE, translating to MTILVTGGAGYIGTHTCIELIKAGYDIVVVDNFSNSKPEALERVCEITGHNIISYKTDIQNKQELEKIFSQHNIEAVIHFAGLKAVGESVQLPLTYYQTNIMSTLTLCEVMKKYDVKNLVFSSSATVYGATDQVPILEESPLNPVNPYGRTKHMIEEVLRDLVKSDNNWSIALLRYFNPVGAHESGEIGEDPTGIPNNLMPYISQVAVGKLESLQVFGADYKTVDGTGVRDYIHVVDLAQGHIKALEKIIDTNGIEAYNLGTGNGYSVLQVISAFEKVSGIKIPYSIGERRPGDAALCYADVSKAKEDLKWGARKGIEDMCQDSWRWQRKYPNGYSQKSIKIYSN from the coding sequence ATGACTATTCTTGTTACAGGAGGAGCAGGGTATATTGGAACACATACTTGCATTGAATTAATAAAAGCTGGCTATGACATCGTTGTCGTAGACAATTTTTCGAATAGTAAACCGGAAGCGCTAGAAAGAGTATGTGAAATAACAGGCCATAATATCATTTCCTACAAAACCGATATACAAAATAAGCAAGAGTTAGAAAAAATATTTAGCCAACACAACATTGAAGCTGTCATTCATTTTGCAGGCTTAAAGGCGGTAGGTGAATCGGTTCAATTACCTTTGACTTATTATCAAACAAACATAATGAGTACGTTGACATTATGTGAAGTAATGAAAAAATACGATGTGAAAAATTTAGTATTCAGTTCATCCGCAACTGTCTACGGGGCAACAGACCAAGTTCCAATACTGGAAGAGAGCCCACTTAACCCGGTGAATCCGTATGGTAGAACAAAACATATGATCGAAGAAGTATTGCGTGATTTAGTAAAGTCAGATAATAACTGGAGCATTGCACTATTACGGTATTTTAACCCAGTAGGAGCGCATGAAAGTGGAGAAATCGGAGAAGATCCAACTGGAATTCCTAATAATCTTATGCCTTATATTTCTCAAGTAGCGGTTGGAAAACTTGAGAGTCTTCAAGTATTTGGAGCAGATTATAAAACAGTTGATGGAACGGGTGTAAGAGATTATATTCATGTTGTTGATTTAGCTCAAGGGCATATAAAAGCACTTGAGAAAATAATAGACACTAATGGGATAGAGGCGTATAACTTAGGAACGGGAAATGGATATAGTGTTCTTCAAGTAATATCCGCTTTTGAAAAAGTGAGTGGTATAAAGATTCCTTATTCAATTGGAGAAAGGCGTCCTGGAGATGCAGCATTATGCTATGCAGATGTAAGTAAAGCAAAGGAAGACCTTAAGTGGGGGGCAAGGAAAGGGATAGAGGATATGTGCCAAGATTCATGGAGATGGCAAAGGAAATATCCAAATGGTTATTCACAGAAATCAATAAAAATATATAGCAACTAA
- a CDS encoding glycosyltransferase family 2 protein: protein MKQLTVFTPTYNRAYCLHKCYESLKQQTNKNFIWLIIDDGSTDNTKDLVTKWVNEQEIQIVYHWQENVGMHGAHNTAYELITTELNVCIDSDDYMPSDAVEKILSFWKEYGSSKLSGMIGLDANVNGDIIGTKLPKNREASTLFDLYNEHGVKGDKKLVYRTELTKKYPYPIFMNEKYVGLAYKYYMLDKEYELLLMNEVLCCVEYLPDGSSLNMLQQYKKNPKGFSFYRKELMKLPFASMSYKFRQAIHYVSSSLLSRNWSFLNETPNKALTIMALPIGFLLYLYISTKTRTATR, encoded by the coding sequence ATGAAACAGCTTACCGTTTTTACACCAACATATAACCGGGCCTATTGTCTACATAAATGCTATGAAAGCCTAAAACAACAAACGAACAAAAATTTCATCTGGCTTATCATTGATGATGGTTCGACCGATAACACGAAGGATTTAGTGACAAAATGGGTGAATGAACAGGAAATACAAATTGTGTACCATTGGCAAGAAAATGTAGGAATGCATGGTGCACATAATACAGCATACGAACTTATTACGACTGAGTTAAATGTTTGTATTGATTCAGATGACTACATGCCGAGTGATGCGGTTGAAAAAATTCTCTCGTTTTGGAAAGAGTATGGAAGTTCTAAATTGAGTGGAATGATAGGGTTAGATGCAAATGTTAATGGTGACATTATTGGAACAAAATTACCAAAAAACAGAGAGGCGTCTACATTATTTGACTTATACAATGAACATGGAGTAAAAGGCGATAAGAAGCTTGTATACCGAACGGAGTTAACCAAAAAATATCCTTACCCTATTTTTATGAATGAAAAATATGTTGGTCTTGCCTATAAATACTATATGTTAGATAAAGAATATGAACTGTTGTTAATGAATGAAGTCCTTTGTTGCGTAGAATATTTACCAGATGGCTCCTCTTTAAACATGTTGCAACAATATAAAAAGAACCCTAAAGGATTTTCCTTCTATCGTAAAGAATTGATGAAACTCCCTTTTGCTAGTATGTCGTATAAATTTAGGCAAGCCATCCACTATGTCTCTAGTAGTCTATTAAGTAGAAATTGGTCTTTTCTTAATGAAACTCCAAATAAGGCATTAACCATCATGGCACTACCAATAGGATTTCTCTTATATTTGTATATTTCAACGAAAACCAGAACGGCTACTAGGTAG
- a CDS encoding glycosyltransferase family 4 protein: MMRNSVLFCATVDFHFKAFHLPYMKWFKEQGWEVHLAASGDMELPYVDKKYNLSIQRSPFRVKNIQAYYELKKIMNEQNYKIIHCHTPVGGVLARLAARTARKNGTKVLYTAHGFHFCKGAPIINWLAYYPLEKMLAYYTDCLITINEEDFALAQQKLKAKKIEHVHGVGVNQHKFKPVSEVEKNKMKKSFGYKPDDFLLFYAAEFNRNKNQQVLIHALALLKEEIPNIKLLLAGKGTLQKQCEELAESLGVGHLVEFLGYQENLPSIMPMCDVAVASSLREGLPVNVLEAMASGLPVVASDNRGHRELVLNNRNGWVLDPANITEWSNKIKLLYLKKEIREQFGMNGRKMITSKYSIDKILHQKSTIYKHYMDGTEVKQWGVH; this comes from the coding sequence ATGATGAGAAATTCGGTTTTATTCTGTGCGACGGTTGATTTCCATTTTAAAGCATTTCATTTACCTTATATGAAGTGGTTTAAAGAGCAAGGGTGGGAAGTTCATCTAGCAGCATCTGGTGACATGGAGCTCCCCTATGTTGATAAGAAGTACAACCTCTCGATTCAGCGATCGCCTTTTCGGGTGAAAAACATTCAAGCGTATTATGAGTTAAAAAAAATTATGAATGAACAGAACTATAAAATCATACATTGTCATACCCCAGTCGGAGGGGTGCTTGCACGTTTAGCAGCAAGAACAGCTCGAAAAAATGGCACGAAAGTTCTTTACACCGCTCATGGTTTTCACTTTTGTAAGGGAGCACCGATTATTAACTGGTTGGCTTACTATCCATTAGAGAAGATGTTAGCTTACTATACCGATTGTTTAATTACGATTAATGAGGAAGATTTTGCATTAGCTCAGCAAAAATTAAAGGCAAAGAAAATTGAGCATGTTCACGGGGTAGGAGTTAATCAGCACAAATTCAAGCCAGTATCAGAAGTGGAAAAAAATAAAATGAAAAAGTCATTTGGTTATAAACCAGATGACTTTTTGTTATTTTATGCAGCGGAATTTAATCGTAACAAAAACCAACAAGTGCTTATCCATGCATTAGCGCTTCTCAAGGAAGAGATTCCTAATATTAAATTACTACTAGCCGGTAAAGGAACATTACAAAAACAATGTGAGGAATTAGCTGAGTCATTAGGCGTGGGTCACTTAGTAGAATTTCTAGGTTATCAAGAAAATCTTCCATCGATTATGCCAATGTGTGATGTTGCAGTAGCATCGAGTCTTAGAGAAGGGTTACCTGTTAATGTTCTTGAAGCAATGGCAAGTGGATTGCCGGTGGTAGCGAGTGATAATCGTGGGCACCGAGAATTAGTGTTAAATAACCGAAATGGATGGGTACTCGATCCGGCCAATATAACAGAATGGTCAAATAAAATTAAGCTGCTCTATTTAAAAAAGGAAATAAGAGAACAATTTGGAATGAACGGCAGAAAAATGATAACAAGTAAATATAGTATAGACAAAATTCTTCATCAAAAAAGTACGATTTACAAGCATTATATGGATGGAACGGAGGTGAAGCAATGGGGAGTCCATTAA